From one Plantibacter flavus genomic stretch:
- a CDS encoding DUF4870 domain-containing protein, protein MSDPNAQPPVDPAKGGSVPPAGDGATPPPAAPQQPPAGAYPPPPAGGYAPPPPAAGSYPPPPAGAPQYQQPYAAAQPMSPSDEKLWSTLIHIGGIFFGFIPPLIGYLVLKDRGPFIKAHTLTALNFQLTMLIALVVGSILTIVVVGLFIIIAVYVVVIVFSIIAAIKANKGELYSYPLTIQFIKA, encoded by the coding sequence ATGTCCGATCCGAACGCTCAGCCGCCCGTCGACCCAGCGAAGGGCGGGTCGGTTCCGCCTGCAGGAGATGGCGCGACGCCCCCTCCCGCAGCTCCGCAGCAGCCGCCCGCAGGCGCCTACCCGCCCCCGCCCGCCGGTGGCTACGCGCCGCCGCCGCCCGCTGCCGGCTCCTACCCGCCGCCGCCCGCAGGCGCCCCGCAGTACCAGCAGCCGTACGCCGCCGCTCAGCCCATGAGCCCGTCGGACGAGAAGCTCTGGTCGACGCTCATCCACATCGGCGGGATCTTCTTCGGATTCATCCCCCCGCTGATCGGCTACCTGGTCCTCAAGGACCGCGGCCCGTTCATCAAGGCGCACACGCTCACCGCGCTGAACTTCCAGCTGACGATGCTGATCGCGCTCGTGGTCGGCTCGATCCTGACGATCGTCGTCGTGGGTCTGTTCATCATCATCGCCGTCTACGTCGTCGTGATCGTGTTCAGCATCATCGCCGCGATCAAGGCGAACAAGGGTGAGCTGTACAGCTACCCGCTCACGATCCAGTTCATCAAGGCCTGA
- the hrcA gene encoding heat-inducible transcriptional repressor HrcA codes for MVSDRGLEVLRVIVQDYVASREPVGSKTIVDRHSFGVSAATIRNDMAQLEDEELIAAPHTSSGRVPTDKGYRMFVDHLADRRPLNNAQRTAIETFLGASGDLDEVLHRTVRLLSQLTNQVALVQYPMFSRARVRHLELVSVTPNRVLAVIILDNGRVEQRLIETESPVDDDLISRLRSLCNEAVAGRPLLDAHDAIGDVPADIADLDRAAAVRIVDAVREQLSAQRQDRLVMAGAANLARTEDDFPGSIYPVLDAIEQQVVLLRLFGEMESERDGVVASIGRENASFGLETTSVLAGNYRSSGGEIARLGVLGPTRMDYASNMAAVRAVARYLSRILDAE; via the coding sequence ATGGTGTCGGATCGCGGTCTCGAAGTGCTCCGCGTCATCGTGCAGGACTACGTCGCCTCGCGAGAGCCCGTCGGGTCCAAGACGATCGTCGACCGCCACTCCTTCGGGGTCTCCGCAGCCACCATCCGCAACGACATGGCGCAGCTCGAGGACGAAGAGCTCATCGCCGCCCCCCATACCTCCTCCGGCCGGGTGCCGACCGACAAGGGCTACCGGATGTTCGTCGACCACCTGGCCGACCGCCGCCCGCTGAACAACGCCCAACGGACGGCGATCGAGACCTTCCTCGGTGCGTCCGGCGACCTCGACGAGGTCCTGCACCGCACGGTGCGGCTGCTCTCACAGCTGACGAACCAGGTCGCGCTCGTCCAGTACCCGATGTTCTCCCGGGCGCGCGTCCGGCACCTCGAGTTGGTGAGCGTCACCCCGAACCGTGTGCTCGCGGTCATCATCCTCGACAACGGCCGCGTCGAGCAGCGGCTCATCGAGACGGAGAGCCCGGTCGACGATGACCTCATCTCGCGTCTCCGCTCGCTGTGCAACGAGGCGGTCGCGGGCCGTCCACTCCTCGACGCCCACGACGCGATCGGCGACGTCCCCGCCGACATCGCCGATCTCGACCGCGCGGCGGCCGTCCGCATCGTCGACGCGGTGCGCGAACAGCTCTCGGCGCAGCGCCAGGACCGCCTCGTCATGGCCGGCGCCGCCAACCTCGCCCGCACCGAAGACGACTTCCCCGGCAGCATCTATCCGGTCCTGGACGCCATCGAGCAGCAGGTCGTGCTGCTCCGGCTCTTCGGTGAGATGGAGTCCGAGCGCGACGGCGTGGTCGCCAGCATCGGGCGCGAGAACGCGTCGTTCGGCCTCGAGACCACGAGCGTCCTCGCCGGGAACTACCGTTCCTCTGGTGGCGAAATCGCCCGGCTCGGCGTCCTCGGCCCCACGAGAATGGACTACGCGAGCAACATGGCTGCGGTCCGCGCCGTCGCCAGGTACCTCTCGCGCATCCTCGACGCCGAGTGA
- the dnaJ gene encoding molecular chaperone DnaJ has product MADYPDHYAALGVAKEATPEEIKKAYRRLARELHPDVNPGSDASERFKEVTHAYDVLSDPKQRQQYDLGPQAGGFGGGDAGFGGFGDIFDTFFGGGGQQRGPKSRRARGEDALLRVELDLDEVIFGTHRDLEVDTAVLCSTCNGSCCQPGTSPVTCDICHGTGSIQRAVRSLLGNVMTSAPCGTCRGYGTIIATPCVTCQGQGRLRARRTVSVDIPAGVDTGLRLQMPGSGEVGPAGGPNGDLYLEMKVKHHDVFSRDGDDLLCTLEVPMTDAILGRQVTVHALDGDVEVELRPGVQSSEVITVKDRGVTRLRGNSRGDLKIGVQVVTPTKLDHRERELIKSFASGRRQGAPALAQFQQGLFAKIRDRFHGVG; this is encoded by the coding sequence GTGGCTGACTACCCCGACCACTACGCAGCACTCGGTGTCGCCAAGGAGGCGACGCCCGAAGAGATCAAGAAGGCGTACCGCCGCCTCGCTCGCGAACTGCACCCCGACGTGAACCCGGGTTCCGACGCCTCAGAGCGGTTCAAAGAGGTCACCCACGCCTACGACGTGCTGAGCGACCCCAAGCAGCGCCAGCAGTACGACCTCGGTCCGCAGGCGGGTGGGTTCGGCGGAGGTGACGCCGGGTTCGGCGGCTTCGGCGACATCTTCGACACCTTCTTCGGCGGGGGTGGCCAGCAGCGCGGACCCAAGTCCCGCCGCGCACGCGGCGAGGACGCCCTGTTGCGCGTCGAACTCGACCTCGACGAGGTCATCTTCGGCACCCACCGCGACCTCGAGGTCGACACCGCCGTGCTCTGCAGCACCTGCAACGGCTCCTGCTGCCAGCCCGGCACCTCACCGGTGACCTGCGACATCTGTCACGGCACCGGCTCCATCCAGCGGGCCGTCCGCTCGCTGCTCGGCAACGTCATGACCTCGGCGCCCTGCGGCACCTGCCGCGGCTACGGCACGATCATCGCGACCCCGTGCGTCACCTGCCAGGGTCAGGGCCGGCTCCGTGCCCGCCGCACCGTCTCGGTCGACATCCCGGCCGGTGTCGACACCGGTCTGCGTCTGCAGATGCCGGGGAGCGGCGAGGTCGGCCCGGCAGGCGGCCCGAACGGCGACCTCTACCTCGAGATGAAGGTCAAGCACCACGACGTCTTCAGCCGCGACGGCGACGACCTGTTGTGCACGCTCGAAGTCCCGATGACCGACGCCATCCTCGGCCGCCAGGTCACCGTCCACGCGCTCGACGGCGACGTCGAGGTCGAGCTGCGACCGGGCGTTCAGAGCTCGGAGGTCATCACGGTCAAGGACCGCGGGGTCACGCGCCTCCGCGGGAACAGCCGGGGTGACCTCAAGATCGGCGTCCAGGTCGTCACCCCGACGAAGCTCGACCACCGCGAACGCGAGCTGATCAAGAGCTTCGCCTCGGGACGACGCCAGGGTGCTCCGGCGCTCGCGCAGTTCCAGCAGGGCCTGTTCGCGAAGATCCGCGACCGCTTCCACGGCGTCGGTTGA
- a CDS encoding 16S rRNA (uracil(1498)-N(3))-methyltransferase yields the protein MSSLYLREDLESTGVGDSVTLRGPEAKHAVAVSRLRVGETTSIGNGRGLIATGPVVRSEPGELEIRVESVVVHPENRPGLVLVQALAKGDRDELAIQAATELGVDRIVPWGAERSISRWQGDKAVKGRARWQLIVREASKQSIRARVPEVAEVVDTRGLAAIVAGRTVLVLEPSAALALSELDPSALLAEELVLVVGPEGGISPTERERLEAAGAIEVRIGSGVLRTSTAGPAAIAALNVLLGRW from the coding sequence ATGAGTTCGCTGTACCTCCGCGAGGACCTCGAATCGACCGGTGTCGGCGACTCGGTGACCCTCCGTGGGCCCGAGGCGAAGCACGCCGTCGCCGTGAGTCGGCTGCGGGTCGGCGAGACGACGTCGATCGGCAACGGTCGTGGCCTGATCGCGACCGGACCGGTCGTGCGCAGCGAGCCGGGCGAGTTGGAGATCCGCGTCGAATCGGTCGTGGTGCATCCGGAGAACCGTCCCGGGCTCGTCCTCGTGCAGGCGCTGGCCAAGGGCGATCGCGACGAACTCGCCATCCAGGCGGCGACCGAGCTGGGTGTCGACCGCATCGTCCCGTGGGGTGCCGAGCGCAGCATCTCCAGGTGGCAGGGCGACAAAGCGGTCAAGGGCCGTGCGCGCTGGCAGCTCATCGTGCGCGAGGCGTCGAAGCAGTCGATCCGCGCCCGGGTACCCGAGGTGGCCGAGGTCGTCGACACCCGTGGACTCGCGGCGATCGTCGCCGGCCGGACGGTCCTCGTCCTCGAACCCAGCGCGGCACTCGCGCTCTCGGAGCTCGACCCGTCGGCACTGCTCGCCGAGGAGCTCGTCCTCGTCGTCGGTCCGGAGGGCGGCATCTCGCCGACGGAGCGGGAGCGGCTCGAAGCGGCCGGCGCGATCGAGGTCCGGATCGGCTCGGGCGTCCTGCGCACCTCGACGGCAGGGCCTGCGGCGATCGCCGCGCTCAACGTGCTGCTCGGTCGGTGGTGA
- a CDS encoding HIT domain-containing protein produces MSEAPSVFSRIVSGEIPTTLLAETDRVIAFADIAPQAPVHLLVVPKTAEYRDVVELAAGDPSLLAEMVEVASSLAKEHTGGEFRLVFNTGESAGQTVFHVHAHVLGGSLQEGTLGGA; encoded by the coding sequence ATGAGTGAAGCACCGTCGGTATTCAGCCGCATCGTGTCGGGGGAGATCCCGACGACCCTCCTCGCCGAGACCGATCGGGTGATCGCGTTCGCCGACATCGCACCACAGGCGCCCGTGCACCTCCTCGTCGTCCCGAAGACCGCCGAGTACCGCGACGTCGTGGAGTTGGCCGCTGGAGACCCCTCCTTGCTCGCTGAGATGGTCGAGGTGGCGTCGTCGCTCGCGAAGGAGCACACCGGTGGCGAGTTCCGACTCGTCTTCAACACCGGCGAGTCCGCCGGGCAGACGGTCTTCCACGTGCACGCGCATGTCCTCGGCGGTTCCCTGCAGGAGGGCACCCTTGGCGGAGCCTGA
- a CDS encoding PhoH family protein, whose protein sequence is MVRLLGPQDRLLTTVEREHPGVSVHVRGNEITITGPAPQADAARRLVEELITMVREGHDPGPAEVSTSARMLGQDGSASPSEVLGQVILTSRGKTIKAKTVGQRAYVDAIDENTIVFGIGPAGTGKTYLAMAKAVQALQRKEVNRIILTRPAVEAGERLGYLPGTLTDKIDPYLRPLYDALNEMMDPEIVPKLLAAGTIEVAPLAYMRGRTLNDSFIVLDEAQNTTPEQMKMFLTRLGFGSKIVVTGDVTQIDLPTGASGLRLVTRVLKNVDDIHFAQLTSEDVVRHTLVGRIVDAYGEYDAVRQAQRFEREQAAEFANRAERRGAARDHQPKRGRS, encoded by the coding sequence ATGGTCCGTCTCCTCGGCCCACAGGACCGACTCCTGACGACCGTCGAGCGCGAACACCCCGGTGTCTCGGTGCACGTGCGCGGCAATGAGATCACCATCACCGGCCCGGCGCCGCAGGCCGACGCCGCCAGACGACTCGTAGAGGAACTCATCACCATGGTCCGAGAAGGACACGACCCGGGGCCGGCGGAGGTCAGCACCTCCGCCCGCATGCTCGGGCAGGACGGCTCGGCCTCCCCGTCGGAGGTGCTCGGGCAGGTCATCCTCACCTCGCGTGGCAAGACGATCAAGGCGAAGACCGTCGGGCAGCGGGCGTACGTCGACGCGATCGACGAGAACACGATCGTGTTCGGCATCGGCCCGGCCGGTACCGGCAAGACGTATCTCGCGATGGCGAAGGCGGTGCAGGCGCTGCAACGCAAGGAGGTCAACCGGATCATCCTGACGCGCCCGGCCGTCGAGGCCGGCGAGCGACTCGGGTACCTCCCGGGCACCCTGACGGACAAGATCGACCCGTACCTGCGTCCGCTCTACGACGCGCTCAACGAGATGATGGACCCGGAGATCGTCCCGAAGCTCCTCGCGGCCGGCACGATCGAGGTCGCACCGCTCGCCTACATGCGCGGCCGGACCCTCAACGACTCGTTCATCGTCCTCGACGAGGCGCAGAACACCACGCCGGAGCAGATGAAGATGTTCCTCACCCGGCTCGGGTTCGGGTCCAAGATCGTCGTGACCGGCGACGTCACGCAGATCGACCTGCCGACCGGCGCGTCCGGTCTGCGACTCGTGACCCGCGTGCTCAAAAACGTCGACGACATCCACTTCGCCCAGCTCACGAGCGAGGACGTCGTCCGCCACACCCTCGTCGGTCGGATCGTCGACGCCTACGGCGAGTACGACGCCGTCCGACAGGCGCAGCGGTTCGAGCGCGAGCAGGCCGCCGAGTTCGCCAACCGCGCCGAGCGTCGCGGCGCCGCCAGAGACCACCAGCCGAAGCGAGGACGCTCATGA
- the ybeY gene encoding rRNA maturation RNase YbeY: MTIEINNESGVAVDESRILALASFALDAMHVSPDAELAIVLVDEGAMEQLHVQWMDEPGPTDVLSFPMDELRPGTEENPTPPGLLGDIVLCPQVAETQAAAAKHSTMDELQLLTCHGVLHLLGYDHAEPDEEKEMFGIQRDILLAFALQERRRSS; this comes from the coding sequence ATGACCATCGAGATCAACAACGAGTCCGGCGTCGCCGTCGACGAATCGCGCATCCTCGCCCTGGCGTCGTTCGCGCTCGACGCGATGCATGTGAGCCCCGATGCCGAGCTCGCCATCGTCCTGGTCGACGAGGGCGCCATGGAGCAGTTGCACGTCCAGTGGATGGACGAGCCGGGACCGACCGACGTCCTGAGCTTCCCGATGGACGAGCTCCGTCCCGGCACCGAGGAGAACCCGACGCCGCCCGGGCTGCTCGGCGACATCGTGCTCTGCCCGCAGGTCGCCGAGACGCAGGCGGCCGCCGCGAAGCACTCGACGATGGACGAACTCCAGCTCCTCACCTGCCACGGTGTGCTCCACCTGCTCGGGTACGACCACGCGGAGCCCGACGAGGAGAAGGAGATGTTCGGCATCCAGCGGGACATCCTCCTCGCCTTCGCGCTCCAGGAGAGACGACGCAGCAGCTGA
- a CDS encoding hemolysin family protein yields the protein MSLVAVFVIVAFLLVAFAGLMAAADAAIGVQSGADILDLAGGARSGSALRAIAADPGAHVNAINFIRILAETTAAVLVTLALASSIDELWLVLVLAVVIMTGTSFVLVGASPRGVGRTHASGVLRFSAPAIRAARVVLGPVANVLVSLGNRVTPGLPRSVSFTSEEQLLSMVDEAAAHSVLEEDDRELIHSIFEFNETLVREVMIPRTDLVSLQRDLSVREALEVFLETGISRAPVSDGDIDDLVGILYLKDLVRAMFGGDGVTEVGSIEPLLRPASFVPESKKADSLLQQMQKESNHIAMVVDEYGGISGLVTLEDLIEELVGDISDEYDTDTPEITDLHDGRFRVDARLPVDELGELFGLELDDDDVDSVGGLLAKALGRLPVVGSTVSTNGLELTAERVEGRRGRILTVIAQRDDQLQDAQQASTDHREHP from the coding sequence ATGTCCCTCGTCGCCGTCTTCGTCATCGTCGCGTTCCTGCTCGTCGCGTTCGCGGGTCTCATGGCCGCAGCCGACGCCGCGATCGGCGTCCAGTCGGGTGCGGACATCCTCGACCTCGCAGGGGGCGCCCGCTCGGGATCCGCGCTCCGCGCCATCGCGGCCGATCCGGGTGCGCACGTCAACGCGATCAACTTCATCCGGATCCTGGCCGAGACCACGGCCGCCGTCCTCGTCACGCTCGCACTGGCCTCGTCGATCGACGAGTTGTGGCTCGTCCTCGTCCTCGCGGTCGTCATCATGACCGGCACCTCCTTCGTGCTCGTCGGTGCGAGCCCGCGAGGCGTCGGACGGACCCACGCGAGCGGAGTGCTGCGTTTCAGTGCCCCCGCCATCCGTGCCGCACGGGTGGTCCTCGGCCCGGTCGCGAACGTCCTCGTCTCCCTGGGCAACCGGGTGACCCCGGGGTTGCCCCGTTCGGTCTCCTTCACCTCGGAGGAGCAGTTGCTCAGCATGGTCGACGAGGCCGCCGCGCACTCGGTCCTCGAAGAGGACGACCGCGAGCTCATCCACTCGATCTTCGAGTTCAACGAGACGCTCGTCCGCGAGGTGATGATCCCGCGCACCGACCTCGTCAGTCTGCAGCGCGATCTCAGCGTGCGCGAGGCGCTCGAGGTGTTCCTGGAGACGGGGATCTCGCGGGCGCCCGTCAGCGACGGCGACATCGACGATCTGGTCGGCATCCTGTACCTGAAGGACCTGGTGCGCGCGATGTTCGGTGGCGACGGCGTCACCGAGGTGGGTTCGATCGAGCCGCTCCTGCGGCCGGCGAGTTTCGTACCCGAGTCCAAGAAGGCCGATTCGCTCCTGCAGCAGATGCAGAAGGAGTCCAACCACATCGCGATGGTCGTCGACGAGTACGGTGGCATCTCCGGTCTCGTCACCCTCGAGGACCTCATCGAGGAACTCGTCGGCGACATCTCCGACGAGTACGACACCGACACCCCCGAGATCACCGATCTGCACGACGGACGGTTCCGGGTCGACGCCCGCCTGCCGGTCGACGAGCTGGGGGAGTTGTTCGGCCTCGAGCTCGACGACGACGACGTCGACTCCGTCGGCGGGCTCCTCGCGAAGGCCCTCGGGAGGTTGCCCGTGGTCGGATCGACGGTGTCGACCAACGGCCTCGAACTCACCGCCGAGCGGGTCGAGGGGCGGCGGGGACGCATCCTCACCGTCATCGCCCAGCGCGACGACCAGCTGCAGGACGCCCAGCAGGCGTCCACCGACCATCGGGAGCACCCATGA
- the era gene encoding GTPase Era: protein MNDTTPPSDFRAGFVSFVGRPNVGKSTLTNALVGEKVAITSSKPQTTRRAIRGVVHRDHGQLIVVDTPGIHRPRTLLGQRLNDLVQSTLSDVDVIGFCIPANEKLGPGDRFINESLDGFPRAKKVAIVTKTDTASRTTIAEQLLAISELRDWDAVIPLSAVTDDQLDILVTEVTKLMPLSERLYPTEATTDETVIDRVSELIREAALEGVQDELPHSLAVTIDDMIPREGTDLLDIYANVFVERDSQKAIIIGKGGSRLREVGARARAGIEPLVGSRVFLSIRVKVAKDWQRDPKLLGRLGF from the coding sequence ATGAACGACACCACCCCTCCGTCCGACTTCCGAGCGGGGTTCGTGTCCTTCGTCGGGCGTCCGAACGTCGGCAAGTCCACGCTGACCAACGCCCTCGTCGGGGAGAAGGTCGCGATCACGAGTTCGAAGCCGCAGACCACGCGTCGCGCGATCCGCGGGGTCGTCCACCGCGACCACGGCCAGCTCATCGTCGTCGACACCCCCGGCATCCACCGCCCGCGCACGCTGCTCGGCCAGCGGCTGAACGACCTCGTGCAGTCCACGCTCTCCGACGTCGACGTCATCGGGTTCTGCATCCCAGCCAACGAGAAGCTCGGCCCGGGCGACCGCTTCATCAACGAGTCGCTCGACGGCTTCCCGCGCGCGAAGAAGGTGGCGATCGTCACGAAGACCGACACCGCCAGCCGGACGACGATCGCGGAGCAGCTGCTCGCGATCTCGGAACTCCGAGACTGGGACGCGGTCATCCCGCTGTCCGCGGTGACCGACGACCAGCTCGACATCCTCGTCACCGAGGTCACGAAGCTCATGCCGCTGTCGGAACGGCTCTACCCGACCGAGGCCACTACCGACGAGACGGTCATCGACCGCGTGTCCGAGCTCATCCGTGAGGCCGCGCTCGAGGGCGTCCAAGACGAGCTGCCCCACTCGCTCGCGGTGACCATCGACGACATGATCCCGCGCGAGGGGACCGACCTGCTCGACATCTACGCGAACGTGTTCGTGGAGCGCGACAGCCAGAAGGCGATCATCATCGGGAAGGGCGGTTCCAGGCTCCGAGAAGTCGGTGCCCGAGCCCGCGCCGGGATCGAGCCGCTCGTCGGATCTCGGGTGTTCCTCTCCATCCGCGTCAAGGTCGCGAAGGACTGGCAGCGCGACCCGAAGCTGCTCGGTCGCCTGGGCTTCTGA
- a CDS encoding alpha/beta hydrolase has translation MFDWLLAIRLDRPELLVWAGGAAVVLAIILLTGRRSVRGWLTMLLIASGGALLAYATAWLLGDVFDVFGIELTPVTRAWAAVGFAGAALAIAAIVRTRAWRVVVASLAIPAFLLIGAIGVNQDFGEFATVRAALGISPYQSFSALPAARGTTTTWQRPADLSSEGRVEHVDIPATTSGFAHRDALVYLPPAALTAHPPALPVIEAFSGQPGEPADLFASAGIAGILDRFAASHAGLAPIVVVPDQLGAPDRNPMCVDGPLGKSASYLTVDVPAWISAHLPVSASRTDWFIAGFSQGGTCSIQLGAAHPGRYGGILDISGEVVPSIGPTTIAQGFSGSATAYEAAAPSAILAAHTPYADTVGVFGYGSDDSRYGPGVRRVAAMASAAGMRTTTFVSDGTAHDWHTVHTVFERALPVIAARFGLA, from the coding sequence GTGTTCGACTGGTTGCTGGCCATCAGGCTGGATCGTCCGGAGCTCCTCGTCTGGGCCGGCGGTGCCGCCGTCGTCCTGGCGATCATCCTGTTGACCGGGCGCCGGTCGGTCCGCGGCTGGCTGACCATGTTGCTCATTGCGAGCGGTGGGGCGCTCCTCGCCTACGCTACGGCCTGGTTGCTCGGTGACGTGTTCGACGTCTTCGGGATCGAACTGACGCCGGTCACCCGGGCGTGGGCGGCGGTCGGATTCGCCGGTGCCGCCCTCGCGATCGCGGCGATCGTGCGGACCAGGGCGTGGCGAGTCGTCGTGGCGAGCCTCGCCATCCCCGCCTTCCTCCTCATCGGGGCGATCGGCGTGAACCAGGACTTCGGTGAGTTCGCGACGGTGCGGGCCGCGCTGGGGATCAGCCCGTACCAGTCGTTCTCGGCCCTGCCGGCCGCCCGGGGGACGACCACGACGTGGCAGCGACCCGCCGACCTGTCGAGCGAAGGCCGGGTCGAACATGTCGACATCCCGGCGACGACCTCCGGGTTCGCCCACCGGGACGCGCTCGTCTACCTGCCACCGGCCGCCCTGACCGCACACCCGCCGGCGCTGCCCGTCATCGAGGCGTTCAGCGGTCAGCCGGGAGAGCCTGCCGACCTGTTCGCCTCGGCTGGGATCGCGGGGATCCTCGACCGCTTCGCCGCCTCGCATGCGGGTCTCGCACCGATCGTGGTCGTGCCCGACCAGCTCGGCGCTCCAGACCGCAACCCGATGTGTGTCGATGGACCGCTCGGCAAGTCGGCGAGCTACCTCACGGTCGACGTCCCCGCGTGGATCTCGGCGCACCTCCCGGTGTCCGCATCGCGGACGGACTGGTTCATCGCCGGGTTCTCGCAGGGAGGGACCTGTTCCATCCAGCTCGGTGCCGCGCACCCCGGACGCTACGGCGGCATCCTCGACATCTCGGGGGAGGTCGTCCCGTCCATCGGACCGACGACGATCGCACAGGGCTTCAGCGGGTCGGCGACGGCGTACGAGGCTGCGGCCCCCTCGGCGATCCTCGCCGCACACACCCCGTACGCGGACACCGTCGGCGTCTTCGGCTACGGCAGCGACGACAGCCGCTATGGTCCCGGCGTCCGGCGGGTCGCCGCGATGGCCTCGGCCGCCGGCATGCGGACGACGACCTTCGTCTCCGACGGTACCGCGCACGACTGGCACACCGTCCACACGGTCTTCGAGCGGGCGCTCCCCGTGATCGCCGCACGATTCGGG